The following proteins are encoded in a genomic region of Anomaloglossus baeobatrachus isolate aAnoBae1 chromosome 6, aAnoBae1.hap1, whole genome shotgun sequence:
- the NHLRC1 gene encoding E3 ubiquitin-protein ligase NHLRC1, with amino-acid sequence MSSPAQRGISTMKDFLEETEMNLLECKVCFEKYRQQQRYRPKNLPCGHIICQGCVSSLCLPGNQRLECPFCRKSCRKQETSVCLPILHLLEILGRVVPDQPEASSSDCARSPVTKLKTASFNLTMSFGGWGVLFNPNGIAFCTKSKCLVVSHDGKKRIARFTMNGKCMQQTGTKTGSENAVIYPADVAVTCNGFIIVTDVGDQSLKVFGQSGIFKLVVKQPFSLPWGLGINSKNEVIVSDPDSGNLRLLVIDFDHGNIQKCLEICSQLSHPREIAVCQTSGEVIVVEHLAKNRKNSSTCMKLFSNEMKLIRQIDSFSLSLLLPLAVHTSGVAFDQSGNILLSDINNRCVICLQRTQGFNTIKYVVASGLSYPVALAVLEDGSVAVLDSGNHSVLIYSP; translated from the coding sequence ATGTCATCACCGGCACAAAGAGGAATCAGCACCATGAAGGATTTCTTGGAGGAAACTGAAATGAACTTACTTGAATGCAAGGTCTGTTTTGAAAAGTACAGACAGCAGCAAAGATATAGGCCCAAAAATCTTCCATGTGGTCATATTATATGTCAAGGCTGTGTTTCATCGCTCTGTCTCCCTGGAAATCAGAGGCTAGAGTGCCCATTTTGCCGTAAAAGTTGCCGAAAACAGGAGACAAGTGTATGTCTTCCTATTTTACACCTATTGGAGATCTTGGGGCGTGTGGTTCCAGATCAGCCGGAAGCTTCATCTTCAGACTGTGCGAGAAGTCCAGTGACAAAACTTAAAACTGCAAGTTTTAACCTTACCATGTCGTTTGGCGGTTGGGGAGTACTTTTTAACCCAAATGGCATTGCTTTCTGCACCAAATCCAAGTGCTTGGTTGTGTCACATGATGGAAAGAAAAGAATTGCAAGATTCACAATGAATGGGAAGTGCATGCAACAAACTGGGACAAAAACGGGTTCTGAAAATGCTGTTATTTACCCAGCTGATGTTGCAGTAACATGTAATGGTTTCATAATCGTGACAGATGTCGGGGATCAATCCCTTAAGGTGTTCGGTCAGTCTGGGATTTTTAAGTTGGTAGTTAAGCAGCCATTCAGCTTGCCCTGGGGCTTGGGCATAAACTCTAAAAATGAAGTCATAGTCTCTGATCCCGATTCTGGAAATCTTCGTCTCTTAGTCATTGACTTTGACCATGGAAATATTCAAAAGTGTTTAGAAATTTGCTCACAATTGAGCCATCCCAGAGAAATTGCTGTGTGCCAGACAAGTGGAGAAGTAATTGTGGTGGAGCACCTAGCAAAGAACCGCAAGAACTCCAGTACCTGCATGAAACTGTTTAGTAATGAGATGAAACTGATCAGACAAATCGATAGTTTCAGCTTGAGCCTGCTTCTACCCTTAGCTGTGCATACCTCTGGAGTGGCATTTGATCAGTCAGGTAATATTTTATTATCTGACATCAATAATAGATGTGTCATCTGCCTTCAGAGAACGCAGGGCTTTAACACCATAAAGTATGTTGTTGCTAGTGGCCTGTCTTACCCAGTGGCATTAGCTGTGTTAGAAGACGGCTCTGTTGCGGTTTTGGACAGTGGTAATCACTCCGTTCTAATTTATTCTCCATAA